taaatcttctgattaattcagatgaatctcatctaggggattatgatgaaccctctagctacggtgaagccatatcagatccagaatctgacaaatggcgagatgctatgaagacagagatgcagtccatgaaagataatcaagtatgggacttgattgatcttccacccaattgcaagacagtggggagtaaatgggtcttcaagaagaaggctgacatggatggtaatgtaaacacctttaaggctcggttggtgacaaaaggttatactcaaactcaaggaattgattatgaggaaactttttcaccagtcacgagcattaaatcaattaggatacttattgccatagctgcttttcatgattatgaaatatggcaaatggatgtcaaaaccgctttcctaaatggcgacctaagcgaggacgtatatatggttcagccgaaagggtttgtgaatcctaagcatcctactaaagtatgcaagcttctaaaatccatttatggattaaagcaagcatccaggagctggaatcttaagtttgatcagaaaatcaaagagattggtttttctcaaaaccaagatgagccctgtgtttacattagagctggTGAGAgtaaagttgtcttcttgatcttgtatgttgatgacatactacttattggaaatgacattccaactttgcaagatctcaaatcttggcttggaaaatattttgccatgaaagatcttggagaagctaagtatattcttagaatcaggatctatagaaatagatccaaaaggcttattggtttgagtcaaagtacatatattgacaaaatcttacgaagatttaacatgcaaaattccaagcgcggagcattgcccatgcaaaagggcataaccttgagcaagtctcaaagtcctatcacacctgatgagataagacgaatgaaatgtgttccttatgcttcggctataggatccattatgtatgccatgttatgtactagacctgatgtctcgttagccttgagtttgacgagtcgttatcaacagaatccaggtgaagaacattggattgctgttaagagcattcttaagtatttgcggagaactaaagatatatttttggtttacggtggtttggaagaagagttgagtattagatgttatacagatgctagtttccaaactgatcgagatgattctcgatcccagtcagggtatgtctttgtcatgaatggcggggcagttgattggagaagctcaaagcagagcacagttgcacaatctacaacggaagcagaatacattgctgcctcagaagctgctcaagaagctgtctggattaggaagtttattgctgaactcgaagtagttcccagcattgaatcccctatggaaatgtactgtgataattcaagtgctattatacttgcgaaagaatcacgtgtacgtaaagttagcagacacattcttcgaaagtttgactacgttcaagaagtcgttgagaggaatgatattagtattcttaaggttcatacagatgataatgtggctgacccgttcacgaagcccatgacacacaacaagcatgatgatcatgctagtagtattggacttcgttatgctgctgatctttttaatttgtaatttagtatttggatatttttggaacattaagcagttttatcttaatgaattgatatatagttcgtatgatcagtttcatttatatcactatgttctatattagcatgtttaatccatgaataattgttaattattcaaaatctccataaatcaatcatgttatgggaataacatgaattaagattaatatgaatgttggttatatttattgatgataaataattaacttgtagagaccaaattcatatatattcattgatgatggatattggaatgacccaaccgagatatcactacatggatcgttgtcAGTAGTGAATTTTTTTAGTGAtgatgtctttatgtccttagacttgatatgcacgccggtttcgatgtgtggaatattgtactttgatatggttaaatgttatcctgaataaggctgtaataaaggccattattgggtataatgtaaagctcgtgagagacacgtgtatgcaatatagaatttgttcctccaaaatgtttggagttagatacttttgagctcctcgatggatgaataagatatttgtgtggccgcacccagatgtaattaagatgatacttaattaatttggtgatctaattcagttctaagatcgagaaataaaattgttaaacaaatgagaatgatcaatgatccatatctcaagtttaactaaggtatctgaaacaaaaggacgaatgacatttaacacttactacaagcagttctgagaaactaccctcacatgaatttggggacaatgacctgttgctagacggtatccattgtttgtatagttacttgttgTTGTACCATACACAAGTGAGAgtatgtaggattaatgtgcaaggtacaacatataactatatggctaaatttatttgatccttcggggtcacacatatatacacctagacgtcaaatgatgtatatatgatgtatatatattactcaagtaacgaaaTAAACTAATAcacttagttttaattaattagttaattggttaattaattaattaatcatgaTGATTTTGGAATCTAATTTTCAAAGATATATGTATACAATATTTATGTTAGTGGATGAAATCATGGAAATTAttcatacataacaaatatattaatatatctttggTGTTTGGTTTTACAAGTCGACAAAGCAAAAGCAAAAGTGAGTTTGATTACAATATTTCCACTACTACTATTTCCACTACATTGTGCTAGTTTAATTCTTAAACTAGAGATATAAAAGAAAGGGACAACCAAACTTGAAAAATACAATTCCTTTTGCTTTCTGTGCCGCAAGTAAAAGGAAATCATAAACTCATTCTTTTCAACAAGAAGAAAAATTGATAAGCTCCGTATTCTTATTTCACTCAATTAATCAAGagttgattaatttgttacttgggATTTGGACTAGCATCCGTTGACAGTCGTTTAAactgtagtgtggactatccaaagagacggtcatacttttgatcgtgagTTTCTCTCCATCAACCCAGTTCTACAAGAAAGGTAtaacgtttactcactttgtgaatttatattttttgacaattattagtggtgtaattggatcttgtttgAAACCGTGAATCGTGTGCTTGTTTTGTAATGTAGATTATATTTAATTTTAACTGTCCGCTGCGTTATCTGATatgaaaagtacacacggttttccatcaacATTTTGCACCAGAGCTATTCTTTTAAGTCTCAAAATCTTCTCACAATCAAGTGCAATGTAGGCCAGTTTTTCTTTCAGGTCTTCTACCAATTCTCGTTGATGTGGAGGGTTGTCTCATTAATTATGCACTATGTTTCCTAACATAGAACCCATATAAATTCTAAACTTTTCAATACATACAAGGGGTAATACTACTAAAAAGTTATTAATAGAGAAAATATTTTTCTTCAAAACAACCACATTAATGTGTTTTATCCTCACATATTTGTTATCCCGTTATGTTTAAACTATTCTTTAAATAAAACTATCTTCATAGATTTTTTAACATAAATATGTTGGTGAACTCTTTAAAGTGAATACTACAATACACGGAGTACTATTTAACATggtttgacatgttgactagtATATGGGGCCTTTTAACTATACGGGCTTGATAGATATCACACTTAGGGGAAAGAGTATCAACGTTTCGCGAAGAAGTTGACTCTGAAAACAGAAAATACTACAATTGCTTCGGCTATCAGAAAACGTACGAAAGGGTGGGAAACATCGAGTTGATTTCTATCGATTTATATTTCAAATTTAATGAGAAAACtctgataaataaaataaaatctcaTGATAATATGGCGATATAAGGTATAATTCTTGCAGAGCCCTAATAAAGTAACCTGCGGGTTACTCTACTTCTCAAGGTCAGCCCTTAGGAGTAGAATTTAGGTCATTGCTCATAGCCCACTTTTATAATAAGCGCATTTTACCTATCCAGTGAGATATTAGATATACATGTATCTATATTTATAGTAGTTTAGCCCACTTAATGAATGAGCCCAGTtaagtttttattattttgtttgttGCCTCAGAATTCAGAAAACTAATAATCTGGAGTCTTGGCAAATCAATTGAATCTAGTTTCCAATGTTTGGAATCAAAACTTTAACACTTAGAAAAAGAAGATAATTAATTAGATCTACATTTacgatgaaacaaaaaaaaaaaaaaaagggtcgaACATCAAAAAACCCTATACAACAACTTGTAGAGGCTTTTACTAAACTAGTGACCCATTTATTCTTGCACAAACTTCCGTCATTATATTCACTAAATTTGAACTAACATCTATCTAATATCTCTCTTTGGATTTAAAACTTatagaaatttgattttaccattttcaatgcgactcaattttatttttaaattttttttttttcgtcggATGTCCACTCGAAAGTAATTTCTCTATCATTCGAAtaaagagagagatgactttctctacttttgaaagGTTTTTCACTCTGGATGgaaaaatgacttgtctttattctcggatataagaaggattgtctacatctcacctcacccatacaccacttatgtggtattgggtttggtTGTTGTTGTATCTATCtaatatttattctaagagtgttcCCAATGGTGACACTCCTTCCTTTCATGATTAACTTTCACATCTCGGCAGCTTGATTGGATAATCTCCCTACGATGCTCTCAAGATTTTGGAATGAGACTTTTTGATGCCTTAATTGTTGCTTTAAGAACAAATTCTCCTTTATCACTTCATTCCTAGCATTAAACACTCTCAATAGTGACAATCATTCTGTATATTTTAAATTATGTTTTTACTTAaataatttaaattataaataattatctaaataaaactaatttttttattaaaaattaaaaacattacaacgataaaaattaaaaacattacaacgAAAATTATTGAAAAGCgacataaattaaaataaaatactaatCAAACTACTCGTCCTCCTCGTCCGAAGCTTCAAATGCCTTcgcatatttttttttaatttttgccCGAGCTCTCATCATCATGTCGTATTCGTCGAGAGGCAAGTTTTGGAAACCGGTTTGGAAAGAAACTTCAAATCTTTAAACATTGCCCGCATGTCGCTATCTTCACATAGCTTATCCAAGGCTTGATTCGCGAATTCTTGTGAAGCTTCGGTGGATTGAATAATATTTAAACGTACTTCATTGAATGACAGACGGCTCGCGGCATCGGATGTGTACTCGGACCTTTGACTTTTTGCTCGACTTGAAGGGCGTCGGATTGGGTCTTGATCCCTAAACAAATTTTCAAGTTGCCTCGGGTCCGGGTACGTGCTTGTGTTCGGGTTGGAACTTTCGTCGTTGACATTTATTGGTATATCGTCGGCTAGTTTCCTTTTGTTTGTAGCCGTGATACCTTCACCTCCTAAAAACTTCTGGCAATCCCTCAAAACTCGCCACAATCTTCAAAATTAAATTGCCTTTTGGTTTGTGTCTTGAATTTTTTTCGGGTCGCGTTCATAAAATCTTCCCCGCACATCCATTTTGCCACATTTTCTCGAGCTTTGAATAAATTGCTTAACATCCCGTGCAATTTTAGCCCATTTCCCACTTATTTGATCCGCACGCGTTTTCTCCAGAATAAGCGAATTATATTGTCTTCGGACTTCACCCCAAAATGAATTAAAAGTTTGGTCGTTTCCCGCATCCGGATGTTCAGAAACATACACATAACGGTCGGCTAAAATTCTAGTTTCCAAGTCTGGCTAAACAACTTTCAGACACTTGACTTTTTTCCTTTCAGATCGGCTACGGGTTCGGGTTCAAGATCGGGTTCTTCACGTTGAGTTTCAGGAACTTGTTCTTCATCGGATTCGTTAATGTAGGATATAAGGTGTTTGTGTTTGGTTCAGGTAGTATGGaatttgttgtgattgttgttggttTGGTTAGTATGgaagttgttgtgattgttgtgtgtGAACATTTGAAAACATATTCGCAAACGGATTGACATTTGTAAATTGAAAAAAATCGGTAGTTTGTTGCGAAGAGTAAAGTAACTCACACAAAATATCTCGACCGACCGCGTTTTGATCTTGAGCTTGTGCTCTTTGTTTGCCTTTTCCTTTGTTGGTATTTTTTATGGAACAAATTTTTTGTAcataaaagtgataaaaaaattGAGAGTGAAAGGGATGAATTTGAAATGAATATGAGAGTAGTTGTGTGAATAAAGAGGGGTATAGATGTGTATAtctatttatagtttttattaaaatgttAAAATGATGATGTAATAAATACTCTTTTTTCTTCTATAAAAATAaaatcaaaaaagaaaaagaaaatttaTGAGCACCTCTTGCTGATGTCAtatcataaacataattatttcacAATTAAAAAAATCAACTTAAATATTAAATTAAGTCAACAGAAAAGAAAATAAAGGAAAAAGAACTCGCGTGAAATCCATAGTATAAAGTATAAACCACAATTCAAAACTTTTCTGGTCTCAAACTCCTAACCCTAATTCTCCAGCCTTTTTCTCTAATTAAACTTCCAAGCTTCATTGATAATTACAACACGACCCCTACTTTAATTTCTTCTCAATTGCTTTCACCCAAATCAAATTTGAAGCTCTGTGTTCATTGACGAATTTAATTTGAAACAAGTCTATTCGTTATCGCATTCATCTTCTCTCCAGTAATCTTcacttggtatattttttttttgttttcattaTTTGTTACTATTCAAGTTCGATTTCAAATACAAATCATTTTTTTGGTTCAGGTTCAAAATCCAAATGCTTAATCTGAAGTATTTGAAGGTGATTTATACTTAACGTCCATCAAATTACTTAACCTGTTGATGTTGTTTCGATGTTCATCATGAGGTATGAGATACAATTCGGTTTTTCATTTTAGCATTTAAACATCATTTGAAGTTATGAAGTCATAGTAGACATATGAAAGTTATAGGTGTGATATGAACACCAATACTTAGTCTTTTTAACTGTTATAAGGATTAGAGCACCCAAGAAACATTATGTAATTATAGTTATGAATGAGTAGAGAACGATGTTATGTTTCTTTTCAAAATCCTAGATGATGCATATtacgtgtttgatgaaatgtcaaaaTGAAAAAGAACATAAAATGTTGTGAAGTTATTAAGTTGTTTGCTTTTCATTTGTTGCATTGAGTTACTAttagtcccaaaaaaaaaaaaaaaaaaaaatcggctaCAATTTGCATATTAATGAAGTTTTTTTCGTTTAATCTAAAGCAATGGTATTGTATATGGtttaattttttttgttgttgttcatATGCTAAACACATATGCATTAAATGTCATTGAGTGACAAAACTTATTATACAAGTAATATTTTTCGGTTGCCATTCTataaaaagtatatcttaaaaatgACATAATGAGCAAAATGTAGAATTTGCAATTAATCAAGGACAAAAAATATTTGATACCATAAAAATTTTTTTTATCCAATAATGTTACAAATTTGtccaaaagttaatattttttcagaagaatattattatataaaaataaaataatatatatatatatatatatatatatatatatatatatatatatatatatatatatatatagttttacgtATTACTACGTATTATGTTCTTATTAAACAGTATAGGATAAATattgtttaaaaaaataatttctttgaaaaaaatatttttttacacatAAAAACACATTCGGGTTGTTCTAAGATAAAATCCATATAAAAGTGTAAGTTGCTACCGTTCATATATCACGACAAAAACAATATATACATCCATTATACATACAACAAATACATTCACTTGTTATTGTTACTAGTTACTGGTTGTGATATACAAAATATTGTTTTAAAACAACAATATCTTTTCTTAAGAATATCCAATATTTCAGATTCAATAAAAGCAAGTCATTCATAAATCATACAATCAAAATAAAAACAAGAAAATCTAAAGAGCTAATTCATACTACAAAATCTTCATCCATTATGACGAGATTAGATAAAGGTAATAATATTGTTATCCAACGATAATATTGTTATCGAACATTAATATTGTTACCAAACAATAACCGAACAATAACATCGTTACTGATAATTATAGACGAATTCACCATCCATTATAACGATATTAAATAGTGATAATATTGCGTACAAAAtatcaatatacatatacatataacaacATATTATTGATgaatattactaaaataaaataaaaatatataatattatttatcatgTTGTTAACAATAGTGGCCGGAGGTCcttaggaagcagcctctctgccctCTAGTATAGGGAGGGATGACTTCTTCTTTCCACGGACCGATAGGTATCCATGGGTGGATGAATGACTTTCCTTTTACTCTAGGGTAGAGGAAAAACTGTCTACATTTAACCTCCCTCATAATTcactttagtggaattgggtattgttgttgttgtatgttaTTAACAATAGTATAGTAGTATATGATAAACATTGTTTTTAAAGAAtaagatttttttaaaaaaatattttatttGTACACATACAGAAGCAAATTTTCAGTTTGTTTTAAAATCAAAATTATCAAAATGAGTTTAGTAGTTAATAAAATTAGAGAAATACAAATCATATATGAAATAAAAAATTAATACATAAATTTAAAAGCTTCAATTTTTCAATTCGAATCATATAGTTATTTTCAGGTCCTAAAATAGATTAGAGAGTTTTAAGTGATTGATTTGGAACAACTTTCGTGTTGAAATCATTGCCTAATAACTCCTAGATTCAACTGAAAATTCTGTTGTGTACATTCAACTCAAAGTGAGGGTTATTGCTCTCTTTTACATTTGCGTTTAATGTTGTTGAAGAAGATAACCTGCCAAAAAGAGTTAAAATGAAATCTAAGACATAGTATTTCAGATTAACATTTGTAGCTCAAGTGGTTAAGATGCATAATTGCTGAGCACAAGGTCCTTAGTTCGTTCCCAAAATCTAATGAACTACGGAGTAATATTTATCATATTATCTAATACACAAAATTTATGAACAGTAACTAGGGGcattttttacttttcacttttttttttcctttttaattttATCTAATTTTCATTCTACCAAcaaagccccccacacttttttggaaaaaatcaaatcgaccccccaaacaggggtgtaaagtgtcaaataaccattttcataaaaaaatcttaaataaacttccCCCAAATAATCAACggttcatatcttctcgctcgcaaagagttaaatttttccgacgccatcgttaaacttgaaatagttttaggaacacaatgtcactagctatacgcaaaacagacgctttttaaaaaacgataaatatttggggtacttttcatatacgttgattttgtgttaaatttttaaaagtcgacaattccatagtgaaacgtggagatgcacatatattgttaatttaaaataacatttaaatctttcacgagttataccttttagttcgactcgagttgcgtttcaacgatatcgtcgttagccacgaaataattttacaaactaaacgcaataaaatacattgaaaatcgaacccccggcgcgaaggaAGACTCAAAAATTAGTTTATTATTAAAAAGGAAATTTAAATTTTAACCAAAGAAGAAGACGATGACCTCGAATAAATAcaatccctttttttttttttgaaaagcaaacaaatattatatattatatattatatattatatattatatattatatatataatataaggagAAAATATACAAGGATTAGAGTTATGGCAGTGCCATGAAGAGCAAACCACCAATCATTCTGATACCCGAACAATACATCGAAAGATAAAGATTTATACACCCTAAACTAACTCGAAATTTTTACATGAAGATATATGTACATATTAAACGAGAAGCATCGCATGACGTCCACCGTTAGTTAAGCACTCCCTCATCCCGGATCAAACTGAAGGGTGCAATTATGGCCCGAATTCTTCGGGTCCAGCATCCATTTGTGCCAATCAAGCGTTATCGTCTTTGATCTATTATTGATCCACTCATAAGTTTTCACTTGAATTTCATTCACCATCTTTGCGGTTGCCCACGAGTCTTTATGGAAGACTTTGAGATTCCTATTTTTCCAAATTTGATAGCCCGTGACCCACTCGACCGCTTGCCAAATTGATTTATCAAGACCCGAAAGACCATTACCACCTTCTCCCGCAAACATATTATTAATACGTGCATTAGGAGGAATATTGAAACCCCACCACTTGTAAACCCCATTCCAAATATCCAGTACGCTTTTGCATAAGATCATGGCGTGTTCCACGACTCCGCAACCTCATTACATAATGGGTTAATGTAAATACAATCCTTTTTGAGTATTGAGAAAATCATATTGCATTTATTGTCAATTATGGTAACTGAAATTACTATTTCAGCTATTTACCTTTGATAAATAATGACTTTTCTGCTCCGTTGGTCCCTGTATTATACCCCATTTTGCTAACAGCGTCTCTTGGTTATTAATTTGGCATTTAGAATcctttgtttataaaaaaaattgcaATCAGCGTCCCTCGAAGGGATGCTGTTAGCAAAATGGGGTATATTGCAAATTTGCAATCACCGTCCCTCCGTGGGACACTGATTGCAAATTTTTGATAAACAAAGGATTCTAAATACCAAATTAATAACCAATGAACGCTGTTAACAAAATGGGGTATAATACAGGGACCAACGgcgaaaaaaataataaataataacaataaaatgacATTGGAAGGCCATGACTATTTTAACATACTCGTACATGATAATTGGAACTCTAAAGTGGATTTTTCCATTGAGATTACTTTGAACGAATGCACCTTATTACGAGTGAGCACaatgtatttataataatatatacatcatGTATTATCTTTGAGTGGTATGACTGGTATCCTCATTCCTTGTATTTGGGGTTGATGTTGAGGTCGTGAATTCGAGCCTCATTCAACTCACCCTCTTAATTAATCGATCTGATATATGGAGCTTTAAATTGACATTAATGCGGGTTTTCTCCTGGATATTCAGGATTCAAACATGCTCCTCCGCCTACCCAGGGTGGGTAAGGATCGCGTTCCTGCAAGGGCATTCGGGTTTTCTCCCGAAAGTGCGTGCG
This genomic window from Rutidosis leptorrhynchoides isolate AG116_Rl617_1_P2 chromosome 2, CSIRO_AGI_Rlap_v1, whole genome shotgun sequence contains:
- the LOC139890045 gene encoding uncharacterized protein, producing MILCKSVLDIWNGVYKWWGFNIPPNARINNMFAGEGGNGLSGLDKSIWQAVEWVTGYQIWKNRNLKVFHKDSWATAKMVNEIQVKTYEWINNRSKTITLDWHKWMLDPKNSGHNCTLQFDPG